The genomic stretch TGGATGTCTTTGAGCGGATCTCCCTCGACGACGGTGAGATCGGCGTATTTCCCCTCCTCGATGGTACCGATGCGGTCATCCATGCGGAGAATTTTTGCGTTCACCGCCGTGGCCGCTTTCAATGCTTCAGCGTTCGTAAAACCGGCCCGGGTCAGGTGCCGCAGTTCTTTCCAGTAACTGCCGAAGAAGCTCAATCCCGTGCCGCAGCAGTCGGTGCCGACGCCGATGGTGCCGCCGGCCTTTTTGATCTTTTCAATGTTCTTCATCGCAATGGGATACCCCGCTTTAAAGAATTCCACGTCGGGATAGAACTGTTTTTGGTGATCCGGCGGGGGATAGGGGTGTTTCAGAAGCACTTCCACCCCCTCAACGGATTGTCGAAAAGGTTCCGAGAGAAGGTCTTTCGCTCCCTCACTGTGAAGAAAGTTCAGGATCTCGGGGATTTCGAGATAGTCTCCAAAGGCCTTGATAGTGGGAATAACGGCCATGCCCGCTGAAAAGAACCGCTCGATGTCCTCGTCCGCCAGTTCATCCATTGCACAGTGCTCCAGGGTATCGACACCCATCTCAATACCCTTCAGAAAACCGGCCCGCTCCGTGTGATGCATGGCAACGGGTACATGCCGTTCCCTGCCGGCCTCCACGAGAGCCGCGAAGCACTCGTCGGAGAGGTTCGGCAGTTTTCCGTGAAAGAGAAACGAATTTTCCGAGTACTGCGTTTTCAGCAGGTCTGCTCCCTCGTTAACGAGACCATGGGCTACGGTGGTGACCTCTTCCGGCGTGCTCAATCGCTCGGCGAACTGGCCGCCGGTGATGATCGACTCGAT from Deltaproteobacteria bacterium encodes the following:
- a CDS encoding amidohydrolase family protein, producing MADKKRILYHGMKLFTGVSDTLEDNKLIVTRGDRIDTITDDGAIDRFPDCTRIDLKGKTVLPGLIDAHIHMTVPFIMKVTLKGLLQMNRQVGMNFANCVRYGVTTVRDVAAFPKKILKWRERIDEGQAVGPRILTALSFITSSTGVPEMAPTLNPIESIITGGQFAERLSTPEEVTTVAHGLVNEGADLLKTQYSENSFLFHGKLPNLSDECFAALVEAGRERHVPVAMHHTERAGFLKGIEMGVDTLEHCAMDELADEDIERFFSAGMAVIPTIKAFGDYLEIPEILNFLHSEGAKDLLSEPFRQSVEGVEVLLKHPYPPPDHQKQFYPDVEFFKAGYPIAMKNIEKIKKAGGTIGVGTDCCGTGLSFFGSYWKELRHLTRAGFTNAEALKAATAVNAKILRMDDRIGTIEEGKYADLTVVEGDPLKDIQAVQQVAMVVKGGTAMPVSSH